Proteins from one Halovivax limisalsi genomic window:
- a CDS encoding sensor histidine kinase, which translates to MSRHVSGIFLDGSRTREDLFDSLRSPTRSIESASSPEAVTARLSDGAVDVVVTGPSTSSDAIEAVRSADRSVPIIALLDDETRPDEALEAGATDCLTLAADSATTAALLDRRIAAALDRTDGADRDADGDGRTAHVGALAALLEDEDAVLGVFDADYRHVTVVGTALTDGLDPATLEGRTLVGASIDPSVEPYVRAAYADALSGEERSAEFVIDDRPVRVRTRPLPGSPYGLVRIEPVTGVEAKSDDRLDTRERIDRLRAISRELDAHDDDVERVCEYVVERVSDLLDFEACVIADAEGETFEVLAATAAEPYADAGPLSTADGIAGRTVAEDRTIVVDDVHEESATAATNPAYRSAISIPMGETGVFQVLATEPDAYSEIDRQLAELLVVHTAHAMARVRFEGALTLERDRFAALFQNIPDAAITYVLEDGEPRIESVNSAFVRLFGFEPEDAVGESVRDLLVPAEADEDAASLYEAVEDGDRVDAEVTRRTIHGTAPFLLRSVPVQSDDDRQRGYFIYTDISTLVERERELERQNERLDTFASIVSHDLRNPLSVAEGYLDTAIDTGDLKHLDVVGEELDRMHRMIEDLLTLAREGEAIGELEPVALEDVVRQAWDGVDTADGTLSVDSLPDVQADRARARQLFENLFRNAVLHGGDTVSVDVGTFDGGVYVADDGPGVPDDLKDEILEMGVSTAKGEGGTGFGLSIVTQVAEGHGWDVAVADSGSGGARFELRLDPAADGAAAPETADSDDDVDASDRTPEPRRSR; encoded by the coding sequence ATGAGCCGTCACGTCTCCGGGATATTCCTCGACGGCTCCCGGACGCGCGAGGACCTGTTCGACTCGCTTCGATCGCCGACGCGGTCGATCGAGTCGGCGTCGAGTCCGGAGGCGGTCACCGCGCGGCTCTCCGACGGAGCGGTCGACGTCGTCGTTACCGGTCCGTCCACGTCGTCGGACGCGATCGAAGCGGTCCGCTCGGCCGACCGGTCTGTTCCCATCATCGCGCTGCTGGACGACGAAACGCGACCGGACGAGGCCCTCGAGGCCGGTGCGACCGACTGTCTCACTCTCGCGGCCGACTCGGCGACGACGGCGGCACTGCTCGACCGTCGCATCGCCGCGGCGCTCGATCGAACCGACGGAGCCGACCGGGACGCCGATGGTGACGGTCGGACTGCCCACGTCGGGGCGCTCGCCGCGCTCCTCGAGGACGAGGACGCCGTACTCGGCGTCTTCGACGCGGACTACCGCCACGTCACCGTCGTCGGGACCGCCCTGACCGACGGACTGGACCCGGCAACGCTCGAGGGACGGACCCTCGTCGGCGCGTCGATCGATCCGAGCGTCGAACCGTACGTTCGAGCGGCGTACGCGGACGCGCTGTCGGGCGAGGAACGATCGGCGGAGTTCGTGATCGACGACCGGCCGGTTCGCGTTCGAACGCGGCCGCTGCCGGGGTCGCCCTACGGCCTCGTCAGGATCGAACCGGTCACCGGCGTCGAGGCGAAGTCGGACGATCGACTGGACACCCGCGAGCGGATCGATCGACTCCGGGCGATCAGTCGCGAACTCGACGCCCACGACGACGACGTCGAGCGCGTCTGCGAGTACGTCGTCGAACGCGTCTCGGACCTGCTCGATTTCGAGGCGTGCGTCATCGCAGACGCCGAGGGCGAGACGTTCGAGGTGCTGGCGGCGACGGCCGCCGAGCCCTACGCCGACGCGGGGCCGCTCTCCACGGCTGACGGGATCGCCGGGCGGACGGTCGCGGAGGACCGGACGATCGTTGTCGACGACGTCCACGAGGAGTCGGCGACCGCGGCGACCAACCCGGCGTATCGATCCGCGATCTCGATCCCGATGGGCGAGACGGGCGTCTTCCAGGTCCTGGCCACCGAACCCGACGCCTACTCCGAGATCGATCGCCAGCTCGCGGAACTGCTGGTCGTCCACACCGCCCACGCGATGGCCCGGGTCAGGTTCGAGGGGGCGCTGACGCTCGAGCGCGATCGGTTCGCCGCGCTGTTTCAGAACATCCCGGACGCGGCGATCACGTACGTCCTCGAGGACGGCGAGCCCCGGATCGAGTCGGTCAACTCGGCGTTCGTCCGGCTGTTCGGGTTCGAGCCCGAGGACGCCGTCGGCGAATCAGTGCGGGATCTGCTCGTCCCGGCCGAGGCGGACGAGGACGCCGCGTCGCTGTACGAGGCCGTCGAGGACGGCGATCGGGTCGACGCGGAGGTCACCCGGCGGACGATTCACGGCACCGCCCCGTTCCTGCTCAGGAGCGTTCCGGTCCAGTCCGACGACGATCGCCAGCGCGGCTACTTCATCTACACCGATATCTCGACGCTCGTCGAGCGCGAGCGCGAACTCGAACGCCAGAACGAGCGCCTCGATACGTTCGCCTCGATCGTCAGTCACGACCTGCGCAATCCGCTGTCGGTCGCCGAGGGCTACCTCGACACCGCCATCGACACCGGCGACCTCAAGCACCTCGACGTCGTGGGGGAGGAACTCGATCGCATGCACAGGATGATCGAGGACCTCCTGACGCTCGCGCGCGAAGGCGAAGCCATCGGGGAGCTCGAACCCGTCGCGCTCGAAGACGTCGTCCGACAGGCGTGGGACGGCGTCGACACGGCCGACGGGACGCTCTCGGTCGATTCGCTGCCGGACGTCCAGGCCGATCGGGCGCGGGCGCGCCAGCTCTTCGAGAACCTGTTCCGCAACGCCGTCCTCCACGGCGGCGACACGGTCTCCGTCGACGTCGGGACGTTCGACGGCGGCGTCTACGTCGCCGACGACGGCCCCGGCGTCCCGGACGATCTGAAAGACGAGATCCTCGAGATGGGCGTCTCCACGGCGAAGGGCGAGGGCGGCACCGGCTTCGGCC
- a CDS encoding DUF1328 domain-containing protein: protein MFETVPLTVGDGGFLYWAIVFFVLALVAAAIGARGVAGISMEIARIFVLVFIVLAIIALLL from the coding sequence ATGTTCGAAACAGTCCCGCTCACGGTCGGCGACGGTGGATTCCTGTACTGGGCCATCGTGTTCTTCGTCCTCGCGCTCGTTGCCGCGGCGATCGGCGCGCGCGGCGTCGCCGGCATCTCGATGGAGATCGCCCGGATCTTCGTGTTGGTGTTCATCGTTCTCGCGATCATCGCGCTGTTGCTCTGA
- a CDS encoding HVO_0649 family zinc finger protein has translation MSIGDTISPFERLRRTYESESRCVACGSEDDGRWTVRASGRSVRYERECRSCGARDSREVRLPR, from the coding sequence ATGTCTATTGGAGACACGATCAGCCCGTTCGAGCGCCTTCGACGGACCTACGAGTCCGAGTCCCGCTGCGTCGCCTGTGGCAGCGAGGACGACGGCCGGTGGACCGTTCGCGCCAGCGGTCGCTCCGTCCGGTACGAGCGCGAGTGCCGGAGCTGCGGGGCTCGCGACAGCCGCGAGGTTCGACTGCCGAGGTAG